TGGAACCTCTTCAGCGGCGGCGACGGCGCCAACATGGTGCTGATGGAGGACGCCTTCCGGAAGGCCAGTCCCGGCACCTCGGTCGAGGCGACCGTCCTGGGCTGGGGCAACCCGTACTACACGAAGCTGGCGCTGGCCACGGCGAGCGGCACGCCCCCGGACGTCGGCATCGCCCATCTGTCCCGGCTGCCGCTGCTGGCCGCCGCCGGACTGCTGGAGCCGGTCGAGCGGACCGGGCTGCCCGAGCTGGGCGTCACCGCGGACCGCTTCACCCCGGCGGCCTGGCAGAAGGCCACCGTGGACGGCACGGTGTACGCGGTCCCCCTGGACACCCACCCCTTCGTGCTCTACTACAACGTCGACCTGGCCCGAAAGGCCGGTCTGCTCAACGCCGCCGGTGACGGCCTCGTCCCGCTCAAGGGCAAGGACGACTTCCTGGCCGCGGTGAAGGCGATGAAGGAGACCGCCGGCGCCCAGTACGGCGCGGCGATGTCGATCACCGCCGACCCGTCGACGGCGTGGCGCTGCTTCAGCATGATCTACTCCGGGCTCGCCGGTCCGGTCGTCACCGACTCCGGCACCAGGATCGCCCTGGACGCCGAGGCGGTGCAGGAGACGGTCGCCTTCCTGCAGAGCCTGACCGCCGGCGGCCTGATGCCGAAGAACCTCAACGGCTCCGGCGCCAACGCGCTGTTCAGCACGGGCAAGGCCGGCTTCCTCTTCGACGGCGAGTGGCAGATCCCCTCGTACCGCCTGGTCAAGAGCCTGCGCTTCAACGTCGTGCCGTTCCCGGCGCTGCTCGGGCCCAAGCCGGTGGCGTACGCCGACTCGCACGCGCTGGTCGTGCCGCGCAACGACCGGCGCCCGGCGGCCCGTACCCGCGACGCGGCCCGGTTCGTCAAGAGCCTCCTGGACCACAGCGCCGTCTGGGCCGAGGGCGGCCACATCCCCGCGTGGCTGCCGACCCAGCGCAGCAAGGCGTTCCTCGACCAGTCGCCGCAGCGCAACTACGTGCGGGCCGCCTTCGACGCCCAGTACGACCCCGCCGCCTGGTACACCGGCGCGGGCTCGGACTTGCAGAGCGTGGTGGGCGGCACGGTCATCGAGGCCAT
The sequence above is drawn from the Streptomyces sp. SAT1 genome and encodes:
- a CDS encoding extracellular solute-binding protein, which produces MSGAMARRRFLALGGGLALTGGLAACSSPLASGLTGSQPDTADVIFWNLFSGGDGANMVLMEDAFRKASPGTSVEATVLGWGNPYYTKLALATASGTPPDVGIAHLSRLPLLAAAGLLEPVERTGLPELGVTADRFTPAAWQKATVDGTVYAVPLDTHPFVLYYNVDLARKAGLLNAAGDGLVPLKGKDDFLAAVKAMKETAGAQYGAAMSITADPSTAWRCFSMIYSGLAGPVVTDSGTRIALDAEAVQETVAFLQSLTAGGLMPKNLNGSGANALFSTGKAGFLFDGEWQIPSYRLVKSLRFNVVPFPALLGPKPVAYADSHALVVPRNDRRPAARTRDAARFVKSLLDHSAVWAEGGHIPAWLPTQRSKAFLDQSPQRNYVRAAFDAQYDPAAWYTGAGSDLQSVVGGTVIEAIAGRLAPRAAVPALRSDLKRFTTARPPVTMK